CGTTCTTTTGGCGCAGTTATAGTTTGAGCTTTAGTAACCTGTTTCTTAGACATCAATCAATTCCTTACAAAATGACGTTTACAAATAAAATGAATACTCCGCCGTCAAACACGAGGTATAAGTGATGGAAACTAACTTAGCAACCAATGTCTAATGCATGACGAAGGGCTTATTTATTCAAAAAATTCGGTTTCATTAAAAATAATTGCTAATAGATAGGTAACATCTATAGTGATTCTGAATATAAATACAGCTCTTGGCAGCATAATAATCAGTACACCTTGTGAGCTCTCTCAACTAATAGCAACCGCTGATAAAGTTTGAAAACCTATCGTTCGTTTAAGTTACCGATTGCTATTATTCAAATTACTCATTTACTTTTAGTAAAATAACTATTATTCAGAAAATTTTATCCAAGTGGTTTTAGTTTCTGTATATTTATCAAAGGCATGAATTGATAAATCTCGTCCAATACCCGATTGTTTGTAGCCACCAAAAGGTGTCATTGGGCTTAAAGCATCTACAGTATTTACTGAAATAGTACCGGCTTTAATCTTGCGGGCAACTCGATGAGCTCGGCTCAAATTATCCGTCCAAATGGAAGCTGCCAAACCATATGGTGTATCATTGGCAATAGCTATAGCTTCAGCTTCGGTATCGAAGCTGATCACTGACAGTACAGGACCAAAAACTTCATCTTGTGCAATTGACATGCTGTTATCGACGTTATCAAAAATAGTTGGTTCAATATATAAAGACGATCCATCAATTGTTACTCGTTTACCACCAGTAACTAATGTTGCACCTTCTTGCTGAGCTTTTTCAATTTTTGAGAAGATTCGGCTCGCTTGTAAATCACTAACAATAGGACCCATAGTGGTATTAGTATTAAGCGGATGACCCATAATAACTTGCTTGGCACGGGTTATCATTTTTTCTACAAAGACATCTTTAATTGAGCTTTCAACTAACAATCTAGAATTAGCAGAACAAACTTCACCTTGGTTAAAGAAAATCCCCATGGCTGCGCCATCAGCAGCTTTGTCTAAATCTTCGCAATCAGCAAAAACAAGGTTAGGGCTTTTACCGCCAGTTTCTAACCAAACGCTTTTCATGTTTGATTGTGCGCTGTACTGTAAAAATAGTTTACCTATTCCTGTTGAGCCAGTAAAAGTAAGAACATCAATATCTTCATGTAA
The DNA window shown above is from Colwellia psychrerythraea 34H and carries:
- a CDS encoding aldehyde dehydrogenase, which codes for MENLNSAYWQKLSQNIKFRNQAFINGTFTDSTSNESYQVINPATEEVLASVTACNSQDVDSAVACARETFESGVWADKSPSERKAVILKLAQLIQDNKEELALLETLDMGKPVMDALNIDIGGASAILAWYGEAADKINDEIAPTGPGSLATITKEAIGVVAAIVPWNFPLDLAIWKLGPALAAGNSVIVKPAEQSPHSVLRLAELAIEAGVPAGVFNVVTGHGAVVGKALGLHEDIDVLTFTGSTGIGKLFLQYSAQSNMKSVWLETGGKSPNLVFADCEDLDKAADGAAMGIFFNQGEVCSANSRLLVESSIKDVFVEKMITRAKQVIMGHPLNTNTTMGPIVSDLQASRIFSKIEKAQQEGATLVTGGKRVTIDGSSLYIEPTIFDNVDNSMSIAQDEVFGPVLSVISFDTEAEAIAIANDTPYGLAASIWTDNLSRAHRVARKIKAGTISVNTVDALSPMTPFGGYKQSGIGRDLSIHAFDKYTETKTTWIKFSE